The Paenibacillus polymyxa M1 DNA segment TTGATTCCCACCGGGTCCAGACCGTTAATCGGTTCATCTAAAATGAGTAACTCAGGCTTGGTCGCAATGGCTCGGGCAATCCCGAGACGCTGCTTCATTCCGAGTGAAAAGTCTTTTACCGGCTTGTCATCTGCATTCCGCAAATTCACTAATTCCAGTGCATCCCGGACAGCCTGCTTATTATAATAGCCCATGTATTCACAATGAAGTTCGAGATTTTGCTGAGCTGTCAGCCTTTCATAAAAAATCGGATATTCAATAATCGAACCCATCCGTCCGAGCAGATGATAAGACTGTGGCGTTAGCTTTTCACCGAACAATTCAATCTCGCCCAAGGTCGGCTTGAGCAGGTTGGTAATCATTTTCATCACCGTCGTTTTGCCCGCTCCATTGGGACCGAGAAAGCCATAGGTTTCCCCCTTGCGCACATTCATACTGACCCCTGCTACAATTTCATTGCCCTTCATGGCTTTGGTCAGCTGATGTGTACGTAATATGTAAGTCATGGGTGTTCTCCCTTCGTGTGCTGTTGATAATTCAAGAATAAAGGGCGAAATGTTCATTTTTCTTTCGTAATCCTTACAAATTTATTAAGTTGAGCAGTTCGCTTAATAGTTGATCTTCTTCAAGGTAAAAGAGAAGACGGTCTGCTCATAAGGCTTGCTGGTCAATTGCATCTCTCCATTCATGCATTCAACCAGGCGCTTGGCAATCGTAAGGCCCAGTCCACTGCCCTGTACCGCCTTATTACGGGAATCCTCAAGTGTGTACATGCGTTCAAAAACCTTATCCTGCTCGGGCTCCTGTATGCCTTTTCCACGATCCCACACCTCTATACGCACCGTATCCTGCTGTTCTGACAGAGTCAGGCCTAGCGTTCGACCCTCTGCCCCGTAGCGAATGGCATTCGAAATCAGATTGCTCAGCACCCGCCCAATGGCTCCTTCGTTCCCCAAGGCATAAATGGGATGCTCCGGGATGTCAATATGTACCGTAAAACCCTGAGCCGTTAGCAGATCATAAAACTCCAAAATGCTGCGTCTGCATAGTTCTCCTATCTCCAGTCGGGTCAGTTGAATGTCAGTATCGTTAGCTTCCAGCTTCGCCAAACTAAAAAAACTTCCGATCAACTCAATTGCTTCGCTTGTCTTTTGATGAATTCTGGATAGCAGCTTTATACGTTCTTCTGGCGAAATATCTGGATCGCCATCCAGCATCTCGGCATAACCAAGCACAACGGTAAGCGGGGTCTTGAGATCGTGAGAAATATTTGAAATCATTTTGCGCATAGCGATTTGGCTCCGGTTGTAATCGGCTGATACCCTCAAATTTAAGTCTAGTAGCCGGTTGATCTCCGTCATGAGTCGCTGCAGTTCAACGTTACCTGTGACATATAGCAGTTTTTCTGCATGATTCACGGTCACGATCCGCTCTAGGGCGATTCGGATATCCTTTATTTTGCGCTTATAGGCTACACGTTCCCGCCAAAGCCATAGGATAACGACGGACATTATGAGGACGACAATCCATTCAAAAATAGTTTCGATGATCATATCAGCCATTCTCCCATTTGTAGCCGATGCCCCACAGCGTTTTAATATGGACAGGGTGAGAGGGATCTTCTTCAATTTTTTCACGTAGGCGGCGAATATGGACGTTAATCACATTCTCATCACCCATATAATCGTCTTTCCAAATAAACCCGTATAATTGAGCTTTCGTAAATACCCGGTTCGGATTGGATGCAAACAGCTTCAGAATATCGGATTCTTTGGCTGTTAGTTGAATTTCATTTCCATCGCGTATGACTGTAAAATGATCAAAATCAATGCGTAGATTTCCATAGGTCAAAACTTGTGCTTGCGGCTGTTCCTCCTGCTGTTGCAGACGGGCATATGTAGTCGATCTGCGGATCGCGGACTGAATACGAGCCGTCATTTCGAGCATTGAAAAAGGTTTGGCAACATAATCGTCTGCCCCGAAGCCCAGTCCAAGCGCTTTATCCACATCGCTGTCCTTAGCCGACATAATCAAAATCGGCACGGCACTACGGGTACGAATTTGTCGGATCACCTCCATACCATCGACCTTCGGCATCATCAGATCCACGAGTACCAGGTCGTAAGTGTGACGTTCAAAGGCATTAAGCCCTTCTTCCCCGTCAGAGGCGGTGGTTAAATTGTAGCCCTCCTTGGTGAGTGCTTTAAGCAGCATTTCAGCAATAGATAGATCGTCTTCAATAAGTAAAATATGCTGTGGCATAGGTGTGGAACACCCCTAATTTTTAGATTAGCTCGTGTGGCGAACTGTATCTGAATTATATAGAGTGGTGGAGGGGATTTCCATAAAAAATATCCAACGAATTTGAATAGGGGAATTTTTGGAGGAGCGTTAAAGGCTGTTTGTTTCCAAGCTCTCCAACATGATGAAAAGTTGAAAAACCTAAAATAGTTATCCTGTGTCCATCATCTTGTTTGGAGGCTAGCTATATTTCTTGAAAAATCAGCTGTACCATGGTAAGCGTCCTACTTTTGTAACAATTTTATAAGAAATTGTTTTCTGCTTTGGATTGCTGATAGCTAAAGAAATTCTGAATAGCTTTACTTCTATTGAAACATTGGATCAAACCAATGCTTAATTGATGGTATTTTAGCTAAGTCAATTATATGTAAACAGTTTCTTCCTGATACTTGGGATAGGGTTCGTAACACAATCTGCGTGGATCGCAGATAGCCTCTTTTATTAGGGCGTGTACGCAAAACCTATTTCATCCAAATCCTTATTTGAAATGAACGCCCACAAAAGGCATTTATTCCATTTGAGCGAGGTGTTATACTTGTTTCAGGAGAACCGTGCTGGTAACACGGCTCTCGGGCAGTCGCTTTAAATAAAGGCGGCGGCTTACAAGGTGGGCTTTATGGGGCAGACCGCATCCTTTGACCTGGGGCGGTCTGTTTCTCAAATTATAAACATTTACTTATACATATACGATTACATTTACGTATACGTAAATGTAACTTTTAAGCAAGCAAATAGACGGACGACTAAGACCGTTACCTTTTGAACGAGTATTGGAATTATTACTTATTATGAGACAGTCACCACGTCCAGTTAAGTCACCGTTAAATTTTCTTCGAAGAGCTATCCAAGAAGGTTGGAGTCCTGAAACAATGCCAGAAAAGGTTGATCGACACATGGAGTATGTGGAAGAGAATTATTATATTCGTAAGGGTTACACGATTGACCAAGCTCGGGAAATAGTCCAAAGGAATAGACGATAGCTTAGAATAGGAGAGTGTTAGGAATGGATATGAAGGATCAAATGAAAACGGAAAAAGAACAAAATGGACAAGCTACAAAAAAGGGCATGACGTTGGAAAACGTTTGGTTTGCTTCTAAGGAACACGGATTATACCCATATCATATCAATCACGATTTAAGACAGAGTGATTATTTTTATAATAAAAATTATACTCAATTTCACGAGCATGATTTTCAATCTATTGTGTTAAGAGTTTCAGAGGAACCAAAAGCATTTTACTTAACAGAATATGATAAGAAATATTATTCCACGCAAGAACTTGAAGTGATAGAGAAAATCAGTAAATAAAATGCTGTTTTTGTAAGGAGAAAAAACGTTAGGTTAAAATCGTATCCACCGCCCCCTTTTATACATTCTGCCGATCCGGCAGGGTACGAGAGGGCCTATGAAGACCTTCCTATGTAGGAAGGTCTTTCGGTTTTTTGCATGGTCCTATGATTCTGCTAACTCGCAGCCCAATTCAATCAAGTTCTTGTTTTCAGAATCTTTCTGCTCAGTCCAATAATGTTAGTTGTTATTCTTCTCAGAAGGCACAATCAGTAGCTGCTCATGAGCTAGGACATGTCTTAGGACTAGATGAAGACTTTAGTAAATGCTTGATGTATCCAACTACACCACAATGCTATGATAATTGGGGAATTTACACTCCACAGCCTAGCGAAGATGTGTTTGGTATTAATGATCTTTATTAATAAGGAACAGAATCAGAAGAAAATATTGTTATTACCCAATTAGGAATAAAAACAGACAATCCCTACCTTAAGCAAGGCGATGAACTCGTTTTATTTTTGAAAAAGGGACAAGATCCTAAAATTAATCCAATTTACTTTGTGGCTGGTGAATATCAAGGTAAATTTGACATTAAAAACGGAAACGTTTATGCGGTCAATCAGGCGTTAAAAGAACAAGCTAGTCTTAATAGTATTGACGCAGAAAACAATCCATATATTGATGGGCAAAAACTAAGTACATTTAAAGAAAATATTAAAAGTATAGTTAGTAGGCAAGAATAAAAAACTCTATTTAAACCGCAATACATTTGTGAATAATTAGAAAAGGCTTTGGCCTAAATTGTAAAAAGCTGACTTCTTACCCCGTGAAGTCAGCTTTTTAATACAGATTTTCTTATGATTTTGGCTTGAAGCAGTTAATCTGCTGACATGTGACCTAACTCTACTACATTCTTTTCTCAGTTAGAATTAACTATTCTTTTTTAGATAAAAGTGGAAACCTTGTAGAGGCAAGGCTTTCTCCAAAGTTACTATTAATATTCTCAACCTGAAGGCACTCAAGTAGATTTTTTTCTCCATCTCCAGCGTAAGATGTAATTAAGCTACTGGAAATTCACCGCCTTCCTATATCATACTGAAATAGTCTATAATCCGATGTTTGGAATACGGAGTTATAATATCCAGGGTATGCCTGATGTGAGAGACTAGGTATGCCAGATCACGAGCTACGGTACAGGACCGTCAATAAAGGAGAGCAATGATGTTTGTTATACGGGGAACAGAAAAACTGCTGAAGGAATGGGAGACTGAACCACTTCAAGTTGATATTTATCCGCCTTTGAATAGTTGGCATGCCAGATTGTTCTTACTAAATCGCAGAAAAAATATTGTGTTTATGCATGATATTTCCCGCTTAAGCGTCACGCTG contains these protein-coding regions:
- a CDS encoding response regulator transcription factor, which encodes MPQHILLIEDDLSIAEMLLKALTKEGYNLTTASDGEEGLNAFERHTYDLVLVDLMMPKVDGMEVIRQIRTRSAVPILIMSAKDSDVDKALGLGFGADDYVAKPFSMLEMTARIQSAIRRSTTYARLQQQEEQPQAQVLTYGNLRIDFDHFTVIRDGNEIQLTAKESDILKLFASNPNRVFTKAQLYGFIWKDDYMGDENVINVHIRRLREKIEEDPSHPVHIKTLWGIGYKWENG
- a CDS encoding ABC transporter ATP-binding protein, which gives rise to MTYILRTHQLTKAMKGNEIVAGVSMNVRKGETYGFLGPNGAGKTTVMKMITNLLKPTLGEIELFGEKLTPQSYHLLGRMGSIIEYPIFYERLTAQQNLELHCEYMGYYNKQAVRDALELVNLRNADDKPVKDFSLGMKQRLGIARAIATKPELLILDEPINGLDPVGIKEIRQLFHMLCKEYGMTLLVSSHLLAEIEQIADTIGVINHGRLIEEVSMEQVRDTNTEYIEFTTNDCKKAAYILSHQLSLNNIRVLNEQSIRIYDLSVPQKQITKTLILNDVEVDSIHQKSSTLEDYFLRLLHGGDHHA
- a CDS encoding sensor histidine kinase translates to MIIETIFEWIVVLIMSVVILWLWRERVAYKRKIKDIRIALERIVTVNHAEKLLYVTGNVELQRLMTEINRLLDLNLRVSADYNRSQIAMRKMISNISHDLKTPLTVVLGYAEMLDGDPDISPEERIKLLSRIHQKTSEAIELIGSFFSLAKLEANDTDIQLTRLEIGELCRRSILEFYDLLTAQGFTVHIDIPEHPIYALGNEGAIGRVLSNLISNAIRYGAEGRTLGLTLSEQQDTVRIEVWDRGKGIQEPEQDKVFERMYTLEDSRNKAVQGSGLGLTIAKRLVECMNGEMQLTSKPYEQTVFSFTLKKINY
- a CDS encoding matrixin family metalloprotease, which translates into the protein MILLTRSPIQSSSCFQNLSAQSNNVSCYSSQKAQSVAAHELGHVLGLDEDFSKCLMYPTTPQCYDNWGIYTPQPSEDVFGINDLY